A region of Hydrogenimonas cancrithermarum DNA encodes the following proteins:
- a CDS encoding glutamate synthase subunit beta, with the protein MQNFIFVERIDPKKRNVVERIKDFREIYEVYNPNEASGQSERCIQCGDPYCHNKCPLHNYIPQWLKAVAEKDLELAFNLSNEPSPFPEIMGRICPHDRLCEGDCTLNDGYGAITIGPIETFINEEGFKAGMKPRFAEKKVGKKVAVIGAGPAGLSAATYLLRAGIDVEVFERSDRPGGLLTYGIPGFKLDKNVLFRRVKWMEEAGLKIYYGVEIGKNKPFDELANNFDAVFIGVGATKQRRPGIPNESAKGCLMAMDLLVNVQKKQFGDPYDKSIEVKDKRVVVIGGGDTAMDCVRTSLREGAKNVTCLYRRDARNMPGSRKEYTNAKEEGVEFVFNAAPKQVLVNDDGEVIGIEMLKTALGEPDESGRQRLKVIEGSEFRVDADVVIFALGFDPVPFEFLSANGIETNEWGGILIDENFETTTKGVYAGGDCRRGADLVVTAVYDGREAAKAMIKRLIGD; encoded by the coding sequence ATGCAGAATTTTATATTTGTCGAACGAATCGACCCGAAAAAACGCAACGTGGTCGAGCGGATCAAGGATTTCCGCGAGATCTACGAAGTCTATAACCCGAACGAAGCTTCCGGCCAGTCCGAACGCTGTATTCAGTGCGGGGACCCGTACTGCCACAACAAGTGCCCGCTTCACAACTACATTCCGCAGTGGCTCAAAGCGGTGGCGGAAAAAGATCTCGAACTGGCGTTCAATCTCTCGAACGAGCCTTCGCCGTTCCCGGAAATCATGGGACGCATCTGTCCGCATGACCGTCTTTGCGAGGGAGACTGTACCCTCAACGACGGCTACGGAGCGATTACGATCGGGCCGATCGAAACCTTCATCAACGAAGAGGGTTTCAAAGCGGGAATGAAACCGAGATTTGCCGAAAAGAAGGTGGGTAAGAAGGTCGCTGTCATCGGTGCGGGACCGGCAGGCCTTTCGGCTGCGACCTACCTGCTGCGTGCCGGAATCGATGTCGAGGTTTTCGAACGCTCAGATCGCCCCGGAGGCCTTTTGACCTATGGAATCCCCGGGTTTAAACTCGACAAGAATGTCCTTTTCCGCCGTGTCAAGTGGATGGAAGAGGCAGGCTTGAAAATCTACTATGGCGTGGAGATCGGAAAAAACAAACCGTTCGACGAGTTGGCAAACAATTTCGATGCCGTCTTTATCGGTGTCGGAGCTACGAAACAGCGTCGTCCCGGAATACCGAACGAAAGTGCCAAAGGGTGCCTGATGGCGATGGATCTTCTGGTCAATGTTCAGAAGAAACAGTTTGGTGATCCGTATGATAAAAGCATTGAAGTGAAAGACAAACGTGTTGTCGTTATCGGAGGGGGCGATACAGCGATGGACTGTGTCCGAACATCTCTTCGCGAAGGTGCCAAAAACGTCACTTGTCTCTATCGACGTGATGCGAGAAATATGCCCGGATCACGCAAAGAGTATACCAATGCAAAAGAGGAGGGGGTCGAGTTTGTCTTCAACGCTGCTCCGAAACAGGTGCTTGTCAACGACGACGGAGAAGTGATCGGTATAGAGATGCTCAAGACGGCACTCGGAGAGCCCGATGAAAGCGGACGCCAGCGTCTCAAGGTGATCGAGGGAAGTGAATTCCGTGTCGATGCCGATGTCGTGATCTTCGCTTTGGGCTTCGATCCGGTTCCGTTCGAATTCCTTTCGGCCAACGGCATCGAAACCAACGAGTGGGGAGGGATTCTTATCGACGAGAATTTCGAAACGACGACAAAAGGGGTCTATGCCGGCGGTGACTGCCGGCGCGGAGCCGATCTGGTCGTTACGGCGGTGTACGACGGCCGTGAAGCGGCAAAGGCGATGATCAAGCGGCTGATCGGGGATTGA
- a CDS encoding 23S rRNA (pseudouridine(1915)-N(3))-methyltransferase RlmH: protein MKINVVAIAKPERDCYSELCDHFIKMSKRYAVVTENDLFNAKVTRAQESGKDPARKLYAELFSPWMERGYTIALDPSAKEMPSEEFAGLIADKSEATFFIGGAYGHGREFLQKCDKVVSLSKLTMSHKIAKVVLFEQIYRALTINHNHPYHK, encoded by the coding sequence ATGAAGATTAATGTCGTCGCGATCGCAAAACCCGAGCGGGACTGTTATTCGGAACTTTGTGACCATTTTATAAAAATGTCGAAACGTTACGCTGTCGTGACCGAAAACGATCTCTTCAATGCAAAAGTCACAAGAGCGCAGGAGAGCGGAAAAGATCCTGCCCGGAAACTCTATGCGGAGCTTTTTTCTCCATGGATGGAACGCGGCTATACGATCGCCCTGGACCCTTCGGCAAAAGAGATGCCAAGCGAAGAGTTCGCCGGACTGATCGCCGACAAGTCCGAAGCGACTTTTTTTATCGGTGGAGCTTACGGGCATGGCAGGGAGTTCCTGCAAAAATGCGATAAAGTCGTCAGTCTATCCAAGCTGACGATGAGTCATAAGATCGCCAAAGTGGTACTTTTCGAGCAGATCTATCGGGCCTTGACGATCAATCACAATCATCCCTACCATAAATAA
- the dksA gene encoding RNA polymerase-binding protein DksA, whose protein sequence is MRENDIRYFKHMLEERRAQILKNISGSSKELDELHRNHDVMDEGDFASVSTDNMINEEILSAQQRELEEIDEALAKIQHGTFGVCEMCEEPIGMQRLKVKPFAKYCITCRQIAEKSPA, encoded by the coding sequence TTGAGGGAGAACGATATCAGGTACTTCAAGCATATGCTTGAAGAGCGCCGGGCTCAGATACTGAAAAATATCAGCGGAAGTTCGAAAGAGCTGGACGAACTTCATCGCAATCACGACGTGATGGATGAAGGCGATTTCGCTTCGGTATCGACGGATAACATGATCAACGAGGAGATTCTTTCGGCACAGCAAAGAGAGCTGGAAGAGATCGACGAGGCGTTGGCAAAAATCCAGCACGGCACCTTCGGCGTCTGTGAAATGTGCGAGGAGCCGATCGGTATGCAGAGACTCAAGGTCAAGCCTTTTGCGAAGTACTGCATCACATGCAGGCAAATCGCGGAAAAAAGTCCTGCATAA
- a CDS encoding sulfite exporter TauE/SafE family protein → MEILLVIVGVVIGGMSGFFGIGGGTMLVPALIMLGFDIKTAIGISVMQMVFSSLYGSWLNHKKGHLNLKEGLVLGLGGFAGALGSGWLVKTVPEIVLEVAFVGVVGFALYRFFKAPAHVDVEAGHDLSPSILVSVGAVIGLFAISMGIGGSILLTPILVGFLHYPLKKAVSAGLFFVVFSSVSGFISLSIAGQIDYWHGFLIGVASLFGVQAGIWLAGKTGNKKHKNALIVLYVIILVLMMKKLLGL, encoded by the coding sequence ATGGAGATTTTGCTTGTCATTGTAGGCGTTGTCATCGGGGGAATGTCCGGATTTTTCGGTATTGGCGGAGGTACGATGCTCGTACCGGCACTCATCATGCTTGGGTTCGACATCAAAACCGCCATCGGAATTTCGGTGATGCAGATGGTCTTCAGCTCACTTTATGGCTCCTGGCTCAACCACAAAAAGGGACATCTCAATCTCAAAGAGGGGCTCGTCCTTGGGCTCGGCGGTTTTGCAGGAGCGCTCGGAAGCGGATGGCTCGTCAAGACGGTTCCCGAAATCGTGCTCGAGGTCGCTTTCGTCGGTGTCGTGGGCTTTGCGCTCTACCGTTTCTTCAAAGCGCCGGCACATGTCGATGTCGAAGCCGGGCACGATCTCTCGCCTTCCATTCTCGTGAGTGTCGGTGCCGTGATAGGACTTTTCGCCATCTCGATGGGAATCGGCGGATCGATCCTTCTGACGCCGATACTGGTGGGGTTTTTACACTATCCGCTGAAAAAGGCGGTCTCTGCAGGCCTCTTTTTCGTCGTTTTTTCGTCGGTCTCCGGTTTCATCAGCCTCTCCATCGCCGGACAGATCGACTACTGGCACGGCTTTTTGATCGGTGTCGCATCTCTTTTCGGTGTGCAGGCGGGGATCTGGCTGGCCGGAAAGACCGGAAACAAGAAGCACAAGAACGCGCTGATCGTTCTCTATGTGATCATCCTCGTACTGATGATGAAGAAACTTCTTGGGCTTTGA
- the dusB gene encoding tRNA dihydrouridine synthase DusB codes for MKPLLDFSKPLYVLAPLAGLTDLPFRSVVKRFGADLTVSEMISSNALVHNSKKSLKMIEKSPLERPYSVQIAGAEESIVKGAVEILNTIDGIDIVDLNCGCPVPKIVSHGSGSSLLQDLEKMGNIIRTIKETSNKPLTSVKIRIGFQEKRPVEIAKVCEASGADFIAVHGRTRAGKFKSEVDYDAIRQIKEAVSIPVIANGDITSYAKAQWVLEFTGADGVMIGRGAVGNPWIFYQLKHGEKEIDPGLKRKIILEHFDQMIKFYGDYGAVLFRKHLHTYSKAGYKGASEFRDKVNRISEPSEMRELVETFFNPSNLLIH; via the coding sequence ATGAAACCTCTTCTGGATTTTTCAAAGCCTCTCTACGTTCTGGCTCCGTTGGCGGGGTTGACCGACCTTCCGTTTCGCAGTGTGGTCAAAAGGTTCGGTGCCGATCTGACCGTCAGCGAAATGATCAGTTCGAACGCATTGGTGCACAACAGCAAAAAGAGTCTCAAGATGATCGAAAAGAGTCCCCTCGAGAGACCCTATTCGGTTCAGATCGCTGGAGCGGAGGAGTCGATTGTCAAAGGGGCTGTCGAGATTCTCAACACCATTGACGGGATCGATATCGTCGATCTCAACTGCGGTTGCCCGGTCCCCAAGATCGTTTCACATGGGTCGGGAAGTTCTCTGCTGCAGGACTTGGAGAAGATGGGGAATATCATCCGGACGATCAAGGAGACTTCGAACAAGCCGCTTACGAGTGTCAAGATACGAATCGGTTTTCAGGAGAAACGGCCGGTCGAAATCGCCAAAGTGTGTGAGGCAAGCGGTGCCGATTTCATCGCCGTGCATGGGCGGACACGTGCAGGAAAATTCAAAAGCGAGGTCGATTACGACGCGATCCGGCAGATCAAAGAGGCGGTTTCGATTCCCGTTATCGCCAATGGCGATATCACGAGTTATGCAAAGGCGCAGTGGGTTCTGGAGTTCACCGGAGCCGATGGTGTGATGATCGGCCGTGGAGCCGTTGGGAATCCTTGGATATTCTATCAGCTCAAACATGGCGAAAAAGAGATCGATCCAGGGCTGAAGCGCAAGATCATCCTCGAACATTTCGACCAGATGATAAAATTTTACGGAGACTACGGTGCCGTACTGTTCCGCAAACACCTGCACACTTACTCCAAAGCGGGCTACAAAGGCGCTTCGGAGTTCAGAGACAAAGTCAACCGCATTTCGGAGCCAAGCGAAATGCGGGAACTGGTCGAAACTTTCTTCAACCCATCAAATCTCCTGATTCACTGA
- a CDS encoding thiamine phosphate synthase: protein MRVYALLDESSLQAHGWSVERFVRRAIAAGADIIQYRNKSGDIGSIEKRLRTIASLFDGRLIVNDHPELAYLCEGVHIGQEDLRRYGANPKEAVATLREILGQNRWIGLSTHNEEEIATANRLELDYIGLGACRTTSTKSDANVLGCEKISEMAASSRHPVAAIGGVRLDDYLPNVTWLVVGSALYED from the coding sequence GTGAGAGTTTACGCGCTTTTGGATGAAAGTTCGTTGCAGGCGCACGGTTGGAGCGTCGAACGTTTTGTTCGGCGTGCGATTGCAGCAGGAGCCGATATCATTCAGTATCGTAACAAGTCGGGCGATATCGGATCGATCGAGAAACGGCTGCGCACCATCGCCTCTCTTTTTGACGGAAGATTGATCGTCAACGATCATCCCGAACTGGCCTATTTGTGCGAAGGTGTGCATATTGGACAGGAAGATCTACGGCGTTATGGCGCCAACCCGAAAGAGGCGGTCGCAACATTGAGAGAGATCCTCGGCCAAAACCGATGGATCGGCCTTTCGACCCATAACGAAGAGGAGATTGCAACCGCCAATCGACTCGAGCTCGACTATATCGGGCTTGGCGCATGCCGCACCACCTCCACCAAAAGCGACGCCAACGTTCTCGGATGCGAAAAGATTTCGGAAATGGCCGCCTCTTCACGCCATCCGGTCGCCGCCATCGGCGGTGTACGGCTTGACGACTATCTTCCCAATGTCACATGGCTGGTGGTCGGGAGTGCGCTTTATGAAGATTAA
- a CDS encoding inositol monophosphatase family protein, whose product MTDFVRAAIDAAKELSDLLQGGWRTEYAEYGTIGAGGDKTAGIDTLAENLYIERLSKFGKIDSEECGVVGSGEATVILDPIDGSENAISGLPYFGSSIALEREGKVEEAVVVNLANGDLFFKTENVLMHGKVGRPGYLPVETRRDATIGIFERAYANPELALALLWQKRKFRSPGAVALSLAYAHYVDFVIFAGSRRRYDFAAALWMCEGLDIIEEDELLIIAKNPETASSLQRLAYGNKESQ is encoded by the coding sequence ATGACCGATTTTGTACGTGCAGCCATCGATGCGGCGAAGGAACTTTCCGATCTGTTGCAGGGCGGCTGGCGTACAGAGTACGCCGAATACGGTACGATCGGTGCAGGGGGCGACAAAACGGCAGGAATCGACACACTCGCCGAAAATCTCTATATCGAAAGGTTGTCGAAATTCGGCAAAATAGATTCGGAGGAGTGCGGGGTTGTGGGTTCCGGCGAAGCGACGGTCATTCTCGATCCGATCGACGGAAGCGAAAATGCGATCTCCGGACTTCCCTATTTCGGATCTTCCATTGCACTCGAAAGAGAAGGGAAGGTCGAAGAGGCGGTTGTCGTAAACCTTGCCAACGGCGATCTTTTTTTCAAGACGGAAAATGTTTTGATGCATGGGAAAGTGGGTCGGCCGGGATATCTTCCCGTCGAGACCAGAAGAGATGCGACGATCGGCATCTTCGAAAGGGCATACGCCAATCCGGAGTTGGCACTGGCACTTCTTTGGCAGAAACGAAAATTCAGATCGCCTGGTGCCGTAGCGCTTTCGCTTGCCTATGCCCACTATGTCGATTTTGTCATCTTCGCAGGTTCAAGGCGCCGCTACGACTTCGCCGCAGCGCTTTGGATGTGCGAAGGATTGGATATAATCGAAGAAGATGAACTTCTGATCATTGCAAAAAATCCTGAAACGGCCTCAAGTCTCCAGCGACTGGCCTACGGCAATAAGGAATCACAATGA
- a CDS encoding HDOD domain-containing protein, with protein MMNSQLVQRISSLPPLPQTVVEIEKAYLDPNVSSKKIATIVEKDPMVVADLLKLLNSAFYGLRKEITSVEQAVSLLGMRSVKDLVINLSVRNMLRTNLDPYGMSSETFAKISQFQSMLAERWMTRINPSKAERIRLLALLQEIGKIVISDELLREGEDAPFKAELEAGWDIREIERNYIDATTAEVSAAMLLHWDFDPYFSDLIRWSDMPNQADGDAKEDTWVLRIASEAVNVRDPLGEKSRKRALNLALKAGLPEAELASILNDLNEWWNR; from the coding sequence ATGATGAATTCTCAATTGGTTCAACGGATAAGTTCGCTTCCTCCGCTTCCCCAGACGGTTGTGGAGATCGAAAAGGCCTATCTCGATCCCAATGTAAGCAGTAAAAAGATCGCCACGATCGTCGAAAAAGATCCGATGGTCGTCGCCGATCTGTTGAAACTTCTCAATTCTGCGTTTTACGGCCTACGCAAAGAGATCACCAGTGTAGAACAGGCGGTCTCTCTTCTGGGCATGCGGAGCGTCAAAGATCTCGTCATCAACCTTTCGGTACGGAATATGCTGCGTACCAATCTCGACCCCTATGGTATGAGCAGCGAAACGTTTGCGAAAATTTCGCAGTTCCAAAGCATGCTGGCGGAACGATGGATGACCCGGATCAATCCTTCCAAAGCGGAACGTATCAGACTCCTGGCGCTTTTGCAGGAGATCGGGAAGATCGTCATTTCCGACGAATTGCTCAGAGAAGGGGAAGATGCCCCATTCAAGGCCGAACTGGAAGCGGGTTGGGATATTCGCGAAATCGAAAGAAACTATATCGATGCGACGACTGCCGAAGTGAGTGCGGCGATGCTTCTGCATTGGGATTTCGATCCGTACTTCTCCGATCTTATCCGGTGGTCCGATATGCCGAACCAGGCCGATGGGGATGCGAAAGAGGACACGTGGGTATTGCGGATCGCATCGGAAGCTGTCAATGTACGGGATCCGCTGGGTGAGAAAAGCCGAAAGCGGGCTTTGAACCTGGCGCTCAAGGCGGGATTGCCCGAAGCGGAACTCGCTTCCATACTGAACGACTTGAATGAATGGTGGAACCGATAG
- the accD gene encoding acetyl-CoA carboxylase, carboxyltransferase subunit beta, translating into MNFGNIFKSIRREHPKPTEAPAHWIKCPKCHALMYYKEIEANHYVCPKCGYHMRLSADQRIKLLADEDSFIEHDAELEPVDPLKFVDKKSYKKRLEDAKKKTGRTSSVVSGSCRIENEPAELVVFDFAFMGGSLGSVEGEKIVRAVNRALEKKCGVVIVSASGGARMQESTYSLMQMAKTSAALAKLDDAKLPFISILTDPTMGGVSASFAMLGDVIIAEPDALIGFAGQRVIKQTIGADLPEGFQRSEFLLEHGLIDKVVPRRILKETVGNLLKLFNKEGA; encoded by the coding sequence ATGAATTTTGGCAATATTTTCAAAAGTATACGCAGAGAACACCCCAAACCGACCGAAGCACCGGCCCACTGGATCAAATGTCCCAAATGTCATGCACTGATGTACTACAAAGAGATCGAAGCGAACCATTATGTCTGCCCAAAATGCGGTTATCATATGCGCCTTTCGGCGGACCAGCGAATCAAACTCCTGGCAGACGAGGATAGCTTTATCGAGCACGATGCAGAGCTCGAGCCGGTCGATCCTCTGAAATTTGTCGATAAAAAGAGTTATAAAAAACGTCTCGAAGATGCGAAAAAGAAGACGGGCCGCACCTCTTCCGTGGTAAGCGGTTCATGCAGAATCGAGAATGAACCGGCCGAACTTGTCGTTTTCGATTTTGCCTTTATGGGCGGCAGCCTCGGTTCCGTCGAGGGAGAGAAGATCGTCCGTGCCGTCAATCGTGCGCTTGAAAAAAAGTGTGGTGTCGTTATCGTGAGTGCAAGCGGTGGGGCGAGAATGCAGGAGAGTACCTATTCGCTGATGCAGATGGCGAAAACGAGTGCTGCGCTGGCGAAGCTCGACGATGCGAAACTTCCCTTTATCTCGATTTTGACCGATCCTACGATGGGTGGTGTCTCGGCATCATTCGCCATGCTCGGTGATGTCATCATCGCTGAACCCGATGCTCTGATCGGTTTTGCGGGACAGCGTGTCATCAAACAGACGATCGGTGCCGATCTTCCGGAAGGATTCCAGCGTTCCGAATTTCTTCTCGAACACGGGCTCATCGACAAAGTGGTTCCCCGGCGCATTCTGAAAGAGACGGTTGGAAATCTGCTCAAACTCTTCAATAAAGAAGGTGCGTGA
- the fliN gene encoding flagellar motor switch protein FliN, with protein sequence MGEAEKNGKEEKEIKLFDFERLLDIEVEITSYLGETELTLNDILHLNVGSVIDLQKPAGESVETYVNGRIIGKGEVMVYEQNLAIRINEILDADAVIYYLSKEK encoded by the coding sequence ATGGGTGAAGCGGAAAAAAATGGAAAAGAGGAGAAAGAGATCAAGCTCTTCGATTTCGAACGGCTTCTCGATATCGAGGTGGAGATCACATCCTATCTTGGGGAGACGGAACTGACATTGAACGATATTCTCCACCTCAACGTCGGATCGGTCATCGATCTTCAGAAGCCTGCGGGAGAGAGTGTCGAAACCTATGTCAACGGAAGGATTATCGGAAAAGGGGAAGTGATGGTATACGAACAGAACCTGGCGATCCGAATCAACGAAATTCTCGATGCGGATGCCGTTATCTATTACCTTTCGAAAGAGAAGTGA
- a CDS encoding chemotaxis protein CheX codes for MKRARLNELLQTAMMEVFSQTFGLELQPCEAPPAEDGYTAEIPFSDGRESFSAAVWVQKPILRRLANLLLFEEDPDEETLRDLTSELANFIVGHAKMAASDKNLPYSIETPRFSGIKPLEQSDRTLLYEFENQCVALQIKGLNG; via the coding sequence ATGAAAAGGGCACGCTTGAACGAACTATTGCAAACTGCGATGATGGAAGTTTTCAGCCAAACCTTCGGACTCGAGCTTCAGCCTTGCGAAGCTCCACCGGCGGAAGATGGTTATACGGCAGAAATACCGTTCAGTGACGGAAGAGAGAGCTTTTCGGCCGCTGTCTGGGTTCAGAAGCCCATCCTGAGAAGATTGGCGAATCTGTTGCTGTTCGAGGAGGATCCCGATGAAGAGACACTTCGGGACCTCACATCGGAGCTGGCAAATTTCATTGTGGGCCATGCGAAGATGGCCGCCAGTGACAAAAACCTTCCATATTCGATCGAGACACCCAGATTTTCGGGCATAAAACCATTGGAACAGTCAGATCGTACGCTGCTGTACGAATTCGAAAATCAATGCGTTGCGCTGCAGATAAAGGGTCTGAATGGGTGA
- the uvrA gene encoding excinuclease ABC subunit UvrA encodes MDKIKIFGARENNLKSINLEIPKNKLVVFTGLSGSGKSTLAFDTLYAEGQRRYIESLSSYARQFLDRVGKPDVDKIEGLTPAIAIDQKTTSKNPRSTVGTITEIYDYLRLLFARVGKQYCHLCGRPISQMSASDIIDQVLKLPEGAKLVIMAPLVREKKGTFADLVESLRHKGYVRAHIDGVMVRLDEDVELSKTKKHTIKAVIDRVAVKEGSKERIAQDIEKALNESYGEVEIEVLNHEEMDTPPLIHYSEHLACFHCKVSFDPLEPLSFSFNSPKGACPTCDGLGLRYTLDLSRVIDPHLSIGEGAVKTLYGFNKGYYFGFLKAFCETVGIDIDTPYEELEPHQQKQILYGTPDKVKFTWKRHRLERVWPGIVKISYDMLKDDKEFGDYMTEKVCDSCGGHRLKPESLAVRVGGKTIAEIIDMPIEACYDFFHEEASFADLSEQQRMIAAPILKEIQERLFFLYDVGLGYLTLGRDARTISGGEAQRIRIASQIGSGLTGVMYVLDEPSIGLHERDTQKLIRTLKSLQQKGNSVIVVEHDKETIEAADFIVDIGPGAGKFGGEIIFAGTLEALRKADTLTAQYLTGRKKIEYFHRRPQKEWLEIKNVTINNIENLKASIPLRNFVCITGVSGSGKSSLILQTLLPTAKEILNRAKKVHKVDGVEIVGLENLDKVIYLDQSPIGRTPRSNPATYTGVMDEIRQLFVKTKEAQIRGYKPGRFSFNVKGGRCEKCQGEGEIKIEMHFLPDIMVKCDACKGKRYNPQTLEITYKGKNIADVLAMSVDEALHFFEHIPKIFTKLKTLQDVGLGYITLGQNAVTLSGGEAQRIKLAKELSRRDTGNTLYILDEPTTGLHFADVDRLTKVLHHLTDLGNSVLVIEHNLDMVKNADYIIDMGPEGGNKGGRIVATGTPEEVAKNHKKSGSYTGEFLAKELGLRAGSTKRS; translated from the coding sequence TTGGATAAGATAAAAATTTTCGGGGCGAGGGAGAACAACCTCAAATCAATCAATCTTGAGATACCGAAAAACAAACTGGTCGTCTTTACAGGCCTCAGCGGCAGCGGAAAGAGTACGCTGGCGTTCGATACCCTCTATGCCGAAGGGCAGCGTCGCTACATCGAGTCGCTTTCGTCGTACGCGAGACAGTTTCTGGACCGAGTCGGCAAGCCGGACGTCGACAAGATAGAGGGGCTGACACCCGCTATTGCGATCGATCAGAAGACCACCTCCAAAAACCCGCGCTCGACGGTGGGAACCATCACCGAAATCTACGACTACCTGCGTCTTCTTTTCGCCCGTGTGGGCAAGCAGTACTGCCATCTATGCGGCCGTCCCATTTCGCAGATGAGCGCAAGCGACATTATCGACCAGGTACTGAAACTCCCCGAAGGGGCGAAGCTGGTGATCATGGCACCGCTGGTGCGCGAAAAGAAGGGAACTTTCGCCGATCTCGTCGAGTCGCTTCGCCACAAGGGATACGTGCGTGCCCACATCGACGGTGTGATGGTTCGACTGGACGAGGATGTGGAACTTTCCAAAACCAAAAAACATACGATCAAAGCGGTGATCGACCGCGTGGCCGTCAAGGAGGGGTCCAAAGAGCGGATCGCACAGGACATAGAAAAAGCGCTGAACGAGAGCTACGGCGAAGTCGAGATCGAAGTGCTCAACCACGAGGAGATGGATACGCCGCCACTGATTCACTACAGTGAGCATCTGGCATGTTTTCACTGCAAAGTGAGTTTCGATCCCCTCGAGCCCCTGAGCTTTTCGTTCAACTCCCCCAAGGGAGCCTGTCCGACCTGTGACGGCCTGGGGCTTCGCTATACACTCGACCTGAGCCGTGTGATAGATCCGCATCTGAGCATCGGCGAAGGAGCCGTCAAGACGCTCTACGGTTTCAACAAGGGATACTATTTCGGGTTTCTCAAAGCCTTCTGCGAAACGGTCGGGATCGACATCGACACCCCTTACGAGGAGCTCGAGCCGCATCAGCAGAAGCAGATTCTCTACGGCACGCCGGACAAAGTGAAGTTCACCTGGAAACGCCACCGTCTCGAGCGGGTCTGGCCCGGCATCGTCAAAATCTCCTACGACATGCTCAAAGACGACAAGGAGTTTGGCGACTATATGACCGAGAAGGTGTGTGACAGCTGTGGCGGCCACCGTTTGAAGCCGGAATCGCTGGCCGTTCGTGTCGGTGGCAAGACGATCGCGGAGATCATCGACATGCCGATTGAAGCGTGTTACGACTTTTTCCACGAAGAAGCGAGTTTCGCCGACCTGAGCGAGCAGCAGCGGATGATCGCCGCACCGATTCTCAAAGAGATTCAAGAACGCCTCTTCTTTCTTTACGACGTCGGGCTCGGGTATCTGACGCTCGGACGGGATGCCAGGACCATCAGCGGCGGCGAGGCGCAGCGTATTCGCATCGCAAGCCAGATCGGAAGTGGACTGACGGGGGTGATGTATGTGCTGGACGAACCGAGTATCGGGCTACACGAGCGCGACACCCAGAAGCTCATCCGTACGCTCAAGTCGTTACAGCAGAAGGGCAACAGCGTTATCGTCGTCGAGCATGACAAGGAGACGATCGAAGCGGCCGACTTCATCGTCGACATCGGGCCTGGTGCCGGAAAATTCGGTGGGGAGATCATCTTCGCCGGGACGCTCGAAGCGCTGCGAAAAGCCGATACGCTGACGGCACAGTACCTGACCGGGCGCAAGAAGATCGAATATTTCCACCGCAGGCCCCAGAAGGAGTGGCTCGAGATCAAAAACGTAACGATCAACAATATCGAAAACCTCAAGGCGTCGATTCCGTTGCGCAACTTCGTCTGTATCACGGGTGTCAGCGGCAGCGGGAAGAGCTCTTTGATTCTGCAGACACTCCTGCCGACGGCCAAAGAGATTCTCAACCGTGCCAAGAAGGTGCACAAAGTCGATGGGGTGGAGATTGTGGGGCTCGAGAACCTCGACAAGGTGATCTACCTCGACCAGAGTCCCATTGGCCGTACGCCACGCTCCAATCCCGCCACCTATACCGGTGTGATGGATGAGATCCGTCAGCTCTTCGTCAAGACCAAAGAGGCCCAGATCCGCGGCTACAAGCCGGGACGTTTCAGCTTCAATGTCAAAGGGGGGCGCTGTGAGAAGTGCCAGGGGGAAGGGGAGATCAAGATCGAGATGCACTTTCTGCCCGACATCATGGTCAAATGCGACGCCTGCAAGGGCAAGCGCTACAATCCTCAGACGCTGGAGATCACCTACAAGGGAAAAAACATCGCCGACGTGCTGGCGATGAGCGTCGACGAGGCGCTTCATTTTTTCGAGCATATCCCGAAGATCTTCACCAAGCTCAAGACGCTGCAGGATGTCGGGCTCGGCTACATCACGCTGGGGCAAAACGCTGTAACGCTCTCGGGCGGAGAGGCACAGCGCATCAAGCTCGCCAAAGAGCTAAGCCGCCGCGATACGGGCAATACCCTCTACATTCTCGACGAACCGACGACGGGGCTGCACTTCGCCGATGTCGACCGCCTGACGAAGGTGCTGCACCATTTGACCGATCTCGGCAACAGTGTGCTGGTGATCGAACATAACCTCGATATGGTCAAAAATGCCGACTATATCATCGATATGGGACCAGAAGGGGGGAACAAAGGGGGTCGGATCGTTGCAACCGGAACACCGGAAGAGGTTGCGAAAAACCATAAAAAAAGCGGTAGTTATACCGGAGAGTTTCTCGCCAAGGAGCTTGGGCTTCGAGCCGGCTCGACGAAGCGATCGTGA